In Solenopsis invicta isolate M01_SB chromosome 6, UNIL_Sinv_3.0, whole genome shotgun sequence, the genomic window caaatgatatccgtactccgtgaaaaatcatcataGACAAAAACTCagaaaaccattttaaagcttgaagtttcagctttaacatgctattaatggttttcaaaaattttctcaatttcttactATGACCCAAAAAAGATATActgtttttttccttaaaataacgtattttacCAGACTGTagctcattaaaaaattttttcttgacaaatccaatggaagtgccataaagtatgacattttttctacaaaatgctttttttttaattttttttacgatttttttgaccgagttacaagactttgaagacatatattttttacagtacatttttccgaaaaatgacgtttaccgccgacattagcattactcaatgtgtaccacgtggaggttgccggtcggatttttgcacatcgtgtgtgtgtgtgggtgtgtgtgtgtgtgcgcgcgcgcgtgcgtgtgcgtgtgcatgtgtgtgtgtgtgtgtgtgtgtgtgtgtgtgtgtcacagcagagataaggaccccgcagttcgtcacttttgcagtatttaatgactccaaaccctctctgctgtgtgtgtatgcgctcgcgtgcatgagtgttcaatagtgtatCCGGATTTCCCTTTTGTTTTATCGTGTGCCGTGTTGTCCATTCATTGTCTACTCTCCGTAATGCATGCATACATCCGCGCGAGCGTATGCAATGTACAGttatgagctaaaaggttgcaacacattttcttcgatggtttttgaaatatagacttgctcatcaatcggcgaacgtaattggttggatccaattgcgttcgccgttcgatgagcaagtctacattccaaaaaccatcgaagaaaatgtgttgcaatcttttagctcatgactgtagGCCTCGCTTCGTTACAGTGATTACTAAAATTGTAGCCACCTCCagcattatttgatttttattctaGTGAAAACCAAATTCGCAGTGTAAGTCGAAGGGGTGAGCAAAAGAAgcgtgataaaatttttaataagcgtaaattcaagaaataccgtttttatatttttgttattcctCTTAGGGAGAATTCACACCTTAACAGAAAAGCAGAGAGCAGAAGAGTAAAGACCGAGTTTGTGCTATAAATAGTACATTTCTTTTTCTGCAAATGTATTACCAGCGCGAGTTCTGATTGGCTTTCTGCTcttctgctttctgcttttctgTCAAGGTCTGAATTCTCCCTTACCAATTTGATTTACGtatgtttcaattttattttcgctaAGTTGAAATCAGAATTAGCGTTACTCAAGATACACTTCACTAGTGCTTGCCGGTCGGAtcttgcacatcgtgtgtgatCTACGTGATTTATCaaacttatattttctatttacatataaatgataCATTCATGTTAATTAAGatacatatatctttttaagaatgaaattaaaatatattatgcattCACCTTAATTGAGataaattatcactttttaGGAATGTGATTACTTAATTCTCAGCTCCAATTTAAAACTGTGTGAAATTCTATTGAAGATAACATATTgcttctaatttaatatttttaataatttgatatttaaaattttctcaaacttttataatattattttagttaaaattcctttttttaccCAATATGGTGAGGAAGACTGCGCTATTTGATCAGCCAAACACAAAAGTGGCACCGACACCTGAAACGTGTAATCGGCGCCCCAGCCGAAATTGCTGTACGTTTTTATCCGTCTTGTGCAAgatcaatttatataacatttcaactaaaaataatcaaaaacaaaatattattagtcAGTCAGTCGGTTTTACGATCTGTCAACGAGTTCGTTCCTCCTTTCTCGTCATGAACGCAGGAATGTATATTAATTCTGAAATAGAGAAATCACAGACTTAAGTTATAACTATGTATACATAGTTTATACATAGAAAAGTATTAGGAGTAtgaataagtttccgccgtttcacaaaaaatggcgccactagtatgttatggttgaaattgtctgttgtaaaacgttatatcgtaaggttggacatctggcaacaacataaccttaaaatattagcgattttgtatcagcatcacatatcttttttcgtgcgaaaatgtcgagttttgagccgaataagcgtcatttgcgggagcttttgatttacttctttaatttgaagaaatctgcagccgaggcgcatcgattgcttgtagaagcatatggtgaggctgccttaagtgagagaagttgccgtgagtggtttcacaagtttaagaacggtgaatttgacgtcgaagaccgcgaacgtagcggaaggccgaaagtgtacgaagacgcggaattggaaacattagatgaagattcgtgccaaacgcaagaagcacttgcacttacattaggagtgactcaaccagcaatttcacatcgcttaaaatcattgggaatgattcaaaaacaaggaaactgggttccatatgaactgaaaccgagaaacgttgaacgccgatttttcacatgtgaaatgcaacttgccaggcataaacgaaagggttttttgcatcgtatagtcactggtgatgaaaaatggatccactacgataacccaaagaagaagaaatcatggggaccacctggccatgcttcaacatcgacagccaagccgaacattcatggaaaaaagctcatgttgtgtatttggatcagcttggtgtcgtgtattatgagttgctcaaaccgaatgaagccattactggggctctctaccgaacacaattgatgagattgagccgagtactcaaggaaaaacgtgcccactactactccagatacgacaaagttattcttctgcatgataatgctcgtccacatgttgcggcgccggtcaaaacctacttggaaacactcaattgggaagttttaccccacccgctgTATTCATCAGACATTgttccttctgattactacctgtttcgatcgatggcgcatggcctgtctgagtaacacttcacatcatatgaagatacaaaaaattgggtcgatttgtggatagcttcaaaagataaagcattcttccgacgcggtatccgtatgctgccagaaagatgggaaaaagtagtggctagcgatggacaatacttcgaataaaacattggGTACCgttcttttacaataaatgcccaatttttgataaaaaacggcggaaacttatttatattcctaataacattacatatattaattgtaatagattagttatatataaagaaaaagcgcaattaatcaaattaatctttatttaattcgtTTGATAAATGGTACAGTTTTTATCAAACTTTTATACATCTATGTATGTATAAGTCACAAACTCTTTAAtgcaacataataaaaatataaattgacacaaatttcttcaattgtaTAAAGGATATAGTGTAGAGGAAaaaagggtattatggctactctgaacaatatggttacccctattatttccgttattaggtgacgtattctaataattgcttatgaagttattcgtttagtagcccgccgttttttagcgatgttaatatgccaatacataatgactgacaactgttataagacatttttacttttgagcacttctaaactttttcaaggtacacttttaacctttaattacatactgATGATGGTGAGCTCATTGTTGTATCGCTCAAGGCGATATCGATGTGGGAGATTTTATTCACTTCTTAGGTTAGGCTTTTTTCTGCGTTGGTAGGCCTCCGCCCTGTTGAGCTAGGCAGGTTATAATAATTAGAAGAGCCTTTGTAGACCAAAGGCGCGTCAAGTTTATCTATTTAGGATGTGATTCTCTCTAGCCAAATTGCCAAATTACTCGTTCTCAACGCAATCACGTGCACCTCAACATATATGGATTTCTCGATCCTCCGATCCGATATCGAGTATTGCAATAGACTAAGGTAGTGCTATCTAGTACCGGAATTCTGAAAGGGACAACAAACTATAGGAGGacaataacgtttttttaaaaaattattttagattcaAGATTTGAATCTGGATTTCTCTATATTTTGTAggcatttttgtttattaaaaacagaGCCATTTCAATAATCAAATgcgatttacataaaaattaattactatttttttgttaaaatctgGTTAACCGATTGCTgtacaaaaatatgatatattaaataattaataacactacaaaaaatacttatttgtataatttcgtACTTTCTCTTTATGGCTATGctgtaacattaattttaagttaacataattattgtttttaacgAATCAATTGTCGCAAAAGttggaaattaattaataaaaaaaaaacatttttttttcttttaagtcaCATTTGATTCTATTGAAATGGTTGTGCCAGGTgtgagaatttttataattagttgcTTGCTTATTGAAGCAAtccgttttatataaataagaaattttagttttgctcatcacaattatttctattttttacagaGATCTCTTAAGTGAAtactaaagtaattaaatatattaatataagtaCTGATGACTTAATATTTGGAAATTGGAATAAGTTTcaaggaattaaataaaattaatagaaaacgtTATTAGTAaggttattttatttataataaaatctgtcttttgaaaaaataggtTACTGgacttttattttagttaacaCCTCTATTATACATTATGACCATAGTGAAATCTCCAGTATGATTTCTGACGCAATTATGGCAAATCTCATACTCAGTATTTacattgtaattatacatatttttgataGTCTCCGCGCGAGTATCTAAGATTTaagtatatgaatattttaaaacaggATAATTATGGATTAGTGTTTTTAATTAACACTATTTCAAGAGCGACAATATTATCGCCCCTGCCTCTTGACACATCAATTAATTGCGTAATTGTATAATGTAATACAAGTATGTCACgttaaaattgtgtatttatattatatagcgTATTACATTATACAATTACGCAATTGATTGATGTGTCAAGAGGCAGGGGCGGTAATATTGTCGCTCCTGAAATAAGATGGTTGCATCCACCTTTCCTTTATCATATCAGCGCCCTTCTCACCGATCATAATGACAGGCGCGTTTATATTACCACTCGTGATGGTCGGCATGATAGATGCGTCAATCACCCGTAAGCCGTCGACTCCGTAAACTTTCAACTCTGGATTTACAACCGCCATTGGATCATCGGGCGGACCCATCTTGGCGGTGCAGCTCATATGATAAATGGTCATGGTGTATTGCCTTAGTGCACAATTCCAGTATTCGTCCGTATAGAGACGAATATGCTTACAACTGGGTAACGGTTTGTCATAAAATCTTGAACCAAATCTTCTCATACTACTAGTCTCGCCAAAGGCAACAGCCGCCTTAACACCCTCACGAAGTACTGCGACATCGTCTGGATGAGTGAGATAGTTATGATAGAGCAATGGATAATCTAAAGGATTCTTGGATTTTAGTCTTATGTTACCGCGTGACTTGGGCCTGAGAATCATAGGAAATACTCCGAAGACGTCATGATTATTGATTTTACTAAACATGTAATCATAAAATTCATCAGTTAAACAGTGAGCATTTTTCACGTAGCTTCCACCGTCTGAATTAGTACTTGATGATGTCAACAAAAATTCGATGTCAGGCCAATCGTTGCTCTGATTAGCATACTTGGTGGAGATAAAGCCAACCGCCTCAAGGCCAATGTTGGACGTTAACGGGCCATCCTCGGTGATAGCATATCTTAAAGCCGAATTAATATTCACCATCCGATTCATCACGATGCTGACTTTGTAATCGATTGGAAAAACAAGTCCGCCAACACCTATATGATCCTGTAGATTCTGCCCAACACCGGGTGAATCTTCAATCACGGGAATTCCTAATTGCTCTAGGTGTATACGCGGCCCTATTCCGGAAAGCATTAATAATTGTGGGCTATTAATGGCACCGGCTGAAAGAATTACTTCTTTTCTGGCAAGCACCACCTCCTTACGACCATCTCTAATAAATTCTACTCCATACGCTCTTCTACTCTCCGGATCTATCAGCACTCGAGTTACATGGCTCCACAAAGAgagatgaaaattttttctaagttGAATGGGTCGTACAAATGCCTTGGCGGTGCTGCATCTAGAGCCCCGTCTCATTGTGAACTGTAAGAAGGCGAAACCAGTTTGCTGCTGGCCGTTGACATCACAAATATCGTATCCCATTTCTTCTCCAGCTTGTAAAAAGGCTACGCCCAACGGAGTGATATATGGACTATCTTGTACGGTCAAGTATCCACCTGAGAAGAAAGATGTTAAGTATCCACTTtcgaaaagaatacaaaatatttattctgcTTTGTTATACGCGCGTGGAGACACAaagagacaattttttaaatttatttttatacataatacatgcAAAGATGCATGATAAATCTGAGAAAACATACGTACCTGTACCGTGATATCTTATATTGCGTGCCAAATATGGATTTCTTTGGTCTTGAGACTTTTTAAAATACGGCAATACATCTTCATATCCCCAGCCAGGATTACCAAAACTCTTCCATTGGTCAAAATCACGTCGATTTCCGCGAATATAAAGCATTGTGTTTAAAACGCTAGAGCCTCCGAGAACCTAAAGTATCATTTAATCGATTATGAAGATGGCGCAAATAAAGCAGTAGCGACTAAAAATAAGTGAATAAAtcatttaacttaatattttagtaGGGTCTCCAGCATacgtatttcattttttcaatgaatctttgtatttagaaattaaatgaaTTGTCGCGGTATGTAGTAATCGATGTTACAGGTTACGGTCTACTTGATGCTAcaaatattatgaaacattttttacattgatCAATTACCTAAAATTCTGTAAAGAATTGAGACTCGTGAAAATGTCGCAGAAAACAACGTGACGAATATGAGTCGAGCACGATAAACTGTGCGCAATGTAAGACAATCTCAAATCAATAGTATAATCACATAAATAAGTGTAATCTGTTAGATATGTTCCTGATGGCTAGGTTTATGAGAATGTTGGTAAATAAAAAGACAAACATTAAGAGAAACGAGAATATTTCTTTCTGAGTTGCATTCCActgagttttttaattaattgaaaactatttttaatattgttgtttGCTTCTGGAATGCTGTTTGATATAAAtgtttgtgtttaaaaaaactagCCAAAGAATGTGACGGGCTGTCAATAGACGACGCAATAATTCACGCTTGATTTGTATTCGCCGCTTTATTTTCtgtactaaaattttttgttctgaTTGGTCAATCAAATGTtttgaagcatttgtagcgttaaGTGGACCCCACCCATAGACATTATAGATTCataaaacaaaagtaaatgTTTTATCTACCGAGCAATGAAACAAAGCATTACTTTCACTCTAACTTTGATAGCATGCCATGTATATACGCATGACCCTTGATAATTGACAATAATGtgataatatgtaatacaattagaacgtttttatatttaataattgatattattgtcataattattgtaattacgaTTTCAACACAATTGATTCAATCAGTGGCTTTTCAATGGAGTTATTACTATGGCAGTAGAGTATAATGTATGTTGAATATACGAGAAGCATCCAAAAAATAAGTATTCTATcgtagtaaaataaaataaaaggtcGGTCAATtatatcacttttttttattttattaactcgATTCTTAAGTTACTTCTCAACTTAGTCACCATTGACATTCAAACACTTTTCGTAACGTGACACCGTATAAAAAAAACGTGTCCATGGATCTGTGCTATAATTTTGCTTTAGTTTTAACTTTACTGTTGTCAAAACTTTGGCTACCCAAATTTTTTAAGCGCAGGAAGCAGGTGAAAATTACTCGATGCAGGATTTGGAGAGTGatcaaaaattttcaacaaaatttttgtgaattttcaTGCGACCGTTAATATACTTTGATCGCCATTGTCGactcatttatatatttatgcattattCTCCATATACAGAAATTAGTTGTGTATTTATTgcacttttattttttgcgGTTAAAAACCGAATTACCGCATGTAATTTGCAGTCCGATACATCTTGTATTGGCGTCTACGTGATTCAAATTTGCTTCGCTAACAATGATTGCAGTGAAGGCCAGTTTTTAGCCAGTTTTatagccaatttttttttttttttatttacttttgatAGGGAAACTTACTTTTTGGATGTTCCTCGTAAAGCAACATTTGAGCGtttgaaaatgaatattttcaaaatatttgaaatactattttacacaaatacagttttttttgcgtttcttgaaactaaaaaatatctataacaaaatctttataaatatatggtatttattttttcattaaatcttaatatttttttatactcttgactgcttttaattctctttttttagaTTTCTCTATAAAACTCGATTAACTGGGATCTCTTTTACAATATATACCTTGCCTCTAGTCCAGCAACATCGACGATCGACCATCGCCTGGCAAGCCGTATCCTGCGGCTGCGTGCGATACTTATAGTCCAGCTTACTCTTATGCAAAAATAATGAGAGTATTGGGACATCAGTTATCTCGGTTTCGTGCCCTCCGGCCTCTAGTAGAAGCACGCTCCATTCAGGATTTTCCGTTAATCTGTTGGCTAGCACGCTGCCAGCTGAACCACCGCCGACAATAACAAAGTCATAatctttctttaattgttttgtCACGCGTGGATGATTTTCCGGGTCTATGAGATCGTAATTGAAGTACGCGAGCGCGACGATCAACACTGGGATTATAGTTATTTTACCGATACCGCTGCCAAGGAGGACAGTGGCTGCTTTTATTGCAGTGCTTACTACCGTCGCGACGCTCATCTTTCGCTTTGGTCGTACTATTGATTaatcttatttgaaatttacgTTTATTCAAATATCCGAATTCACAAATACCTCTTGTTTATTTTTTCGcgaatgttttttatttgtatcttacaggaattatctttaacaaaaaaacaaaatctgttttattttatcatgcgTCTCGTTCGCGATTTTATTGTGCTCGTGGCTGTAATGGTATACGAGTATAGTACGGTTGCCGTTCAGCCATAAGAGAATTTAGAAATACATgacgaaaattatttaataatatacaaatcagaaaattattgttgattgcgcgctttaattataaaagtcgtCGAAACACTTCTCTTTCAAACTTTCTGCAAGaatctaaaaacaaaataaaaatttattttatttattagaatccctataattattaattttattataacgaaaaaatttgcaatttgtaaaagtgataaataaaaaattgtttttgttaatGCCAGAATATGTTTTTGCAGAATATGTTTTTTAGGCTATCTTTAATAATATGTGTTCTATGATAGAAACATTTTACTATTTGGCATTTTTTGtgcttaaatatatttttttctttttgagtaaatatattactcgtacacacacacacacaaacacacacgcacacgcacacgcacatgcgcacacgcgcacacacacacacacacacacacactcgcacTCACACTCGCACTCACACTCGCACTCACACTCGCACTCACACTCGCACTCACACTCGCACTCACactcacactcacacacacacacgcacacaaaacaatttgttttccttccctttttacgttcaaatttttatttttacatacatgcaagtatataatatcaatatcaaaTCGTTTTTTACCTTGATGACCAAAGAAGCTGATGTATagtattatatatcaattataacGCACCATTCAATTATACGCACACAGTCCAGGACAGACTTGGCGTGCATAGACTCAAATACGATAACAAGGTGTCTCGGTTTCTTGGTGATTTTCGCGAGAATGCGCAACACATCATATTCCGTAGTTCTATACCAGGACTTTCTGACTCATCGGTAAACAACAACGATGCATGCGCTAATCGCAAAGTATAAGTTACATACGAGATGTGCGAGCACTAACAGCGGGTAAAGAAAATGCAACcgataaatatcgataaaaggTAGAACGTCCGATCTCGTAAGCAGCTTAGAACACACTACTCGTCCTCATCTTTTGTGTTGTATTTATACGGTTTGCTAATAAACGCACTCTCCAAAAAAAGAGGCGTTTCGATATACTGAGCGTCTACTTTTACTTTGATACACGCAACGTCGCGCAAAGAGAAGTTTCTATTATACGCTTACATTAAGTAATTTTAGAACGCATTCGACTTCACCATCTAGCGCGtcttgtatgtataaaaattaaaacatttaaaatgcgATTACCAAGAACGTGATTTGCATCAACCAGAACCGATGCTAAGTTTCTTTGAAAAGTGACTTCAtcacatttattacaaaattttaatccaCTATCAAATAAATGAGAAGTTTGACTATTAGATAAAGCCTGTACAACTGGTTCTAATCTCTCTTCTTTGAagtaatttacatttgaaacaataaaattgtcAGGGACGATAGTATTTGTTGATTCGCTTTCTTCTCTAAAGCGCTCACATGTGTAACCAAATTAACATATATCGAAAGTGATTGTGTAACAGTAACTGCTTTCTTTAATGCTTGTTTTTTGTGCTATTCTCGCATGAAGAGGCTTGTAGAAGCGCGATTTTTCAGTG contains:
- the LOC113005182 gene encoding glucose dehydrogenase [FAD, quinone]-like, with protein sequence MSVATVVSTAIKAATVLLGSGIGKITIIPVLIVALAYFNYDLIDPENHPRVTKQLKKDYDFVIVGGGSAGSVLANRLTENPEWSVLLLEAGGHETEITDVPILSLFLHKSKLDYKYRTQPQDTACQAMVDRRCCWTRGKVLGGSSVLNTMLYIRGNRRDFDQWKSFGNPGWGYEDVLPYFKKSQDQRNPYLARNIRYHGTGGYLTVQDSPYITPLGVAFLQAGEEMGYDICDVNGQQQTGFAFLQFTMRRGSRCSTAKAFVRPIQLRKNFHLSLWSHVTRVLIDPESRRAYGVEFIRDGRKEVVLARKEVILSAGAINSPQLLMLSGIGPRIHLEQLGIPVIEDSPGVGQNLQDHIGVGGLVFPIDYKVSIVMNRMVNINSALRYAITEDGPLTSNIGLEAVGFISTKYANQSNDWPDIEFLLTSSSTNSDGGSYVKNAHCLTDEFYDYMFSKINNHDVFGVFPMILRPKSRGNIRLKSKNPLDYPLLYHNYLTHPDDVAVLREGVKAAVAFGETSSMRRFGSRFYDKPLPSCKHIRLYTDEYWNCALRQYTMTIYHMSCTAKMGPPDDPMAVVNPELKVYGVDGLRVIDASIMPTITSGNINAPVIMIGEKGADMIKERWMQPSYFRSDNITAPAS